The Humidesulfovibrio mexicanus DNA segment AGCGGGAGACCTCCGCGCCCAGCTGGCGCAGATGCTCGGTGATCTCCGTGAGGGTGCGGCCCTGCTCAAGGAGCGCGCCGATCTGCTCGCGCAGCTCCGGCGGCAGGCGCTTGACTGTGGACTTGCGCGGCATGGCCTACGCCTCCGGCTCTGGGCGTTTGACGCCGGGCACAGTGGCGCGACCGGCGGCCACGTCCAGGCCGCGCGCGGTGAGCGTGGCCACGGTGATGCCGGAGCTCCGGCCAATGGTCAGCAGACCAAGCTCGGCCAGCCAGGCCAGGTCGCCCTCCAGCTTGTCCATG contains these protein-coding regions:
- a CDS encoding VpaChn25_0724 family phage protein; protein product: MNSFERLLNEDRRLVILRVLTEDPGYRANAYVLRPALEAMGHTVAMDKLEGDLAWLAELGLLTIGRSSGITVATLTARGLDVAAGRATVPGVKRPEPEA